The following are encoded together in the Populus trichocarpa isolate Nisqually-1 chromosome 5, P.trichocarpa_v4.1, whole genome shotgun sequence genome:
- the LOC18098633 gene encoding F-box protein PP2-B15 — MEGLMDDDQFKILPEGCVSTILSFTSPQDACKSSLVSTIFQSAADSDIVWERFLPTDYQDIVSKSNFPFKFSSKKELFLQLCNSLLIDGGRKSFRIEKSSGKKSFILSARDLHITWSNEPQYWHWASLPESRFSEVAVLRTMCWLEIVGKIETQMLSPNTKYGAYLILKISERSYGLDSMPSEISVEVGNNQGSTTTAYLRLAQEHARKQQMERLVYGNRTERLKSRVAEGDGRVASEREDGWLEIELGEFFSGENDEEVKMSLMEVKGHHLKGGLIIEGIEVRPKH; from the exons ATGGAGGGTCTAATGGATGATGATCAGTTTAAGATATTGCCTGAAGGCTGTGTTTCTACAATTCTTTCCTTCACATCCCCACAAGATGCATGCAAGTCTTCATTGGTTTCAACTATATTTCAATCAGCTGCAGATTCTGATATTGTCTGGGAAAGATTTTTGCCTACTGATTACCAAGATATAGTCTCAAAGTCCAATTTCCCTTTCaagttttcttcaaagaaagagctttttcttcaactttgcAACTCTCTTCTCATTGATGGTGGTAGAAAG AGCTTCAGGATAGAGAAATCATCAGGCAAGAAATCCTTTATACTTTCTGCAAGAGATCTTCACATAACATGGAGCAATGAACCACAATATTGGCACTGGGCTTCTCTACCAGAATCAAg GTTCTCTGAAGTGGCCGTGCTCAGAACAATGTGCTGGCTAGAGATTGTAGGCAAGATTGAGACACAAATGCTATCCCCAAACACTAAATATGGAGCATATCTTATTCTAAAAATCAGTGAACGTTCATACGGGCTTGATTCAATGCCATCAGAGATATCAGTTGAAGTGGGTAACAATCAAGGATCAACCACCACAGCCTATTTACGTCTTGCCCAAGAACATGCCAGGAAACAGCAAATGGAGAGACTAGTTTACGGGAATCGCACGGAGAGGTTAAAATCAAGGGTGGCAGAAGGGGATGGAAGAGTCGCAAGTGAAAGAGAAGATGGATGGTTGGAGATTGAGTTGGGAGAGTTCTTTAGCGGTGAAAATGACGAGGAAGTGAAGATGAGTTTGATGGAAGTAAAAGGTCATCACTTGAAAGGTGGACTTATTATTGAAGGGATTGAAGTGAGGCCTAAACATTAA